In Variovorax paradoxus, a single genomic region encodes these proteins:
- a CDS encoding nucleoside/nucleotide kinase family protein, with the protein MSTTPAQKLPPLPADSAARLQALMSSGQRKLLGLVGAPGAGKSTLAAALLALAGADRAQVVPMDGFHLANVELQRLGRADRKGAPDTFDSAGYVALLQRLREQRPDSDIVYAPEFRREIEEPVAGAIAVLPTTQLVITEGNYLLHDAGPWAGAAAMLDEVWYVDIDDALREERLVRRHQQFGRSAEEARAWVASTDAPNARLIAATRVRAHHVLPWA; encoded by the coding sequence ATGAGCACCACCCCCGCGCAGAAACTCCCTCCACTTCCTGCGGACAGCGCCGCCCGCCTGCAGGCCCTCATGTCCAGCGGCCAGCGCAAGCTGCTGGGCCTCGTCGGCGCGCCCGGCGCGGGCAAGTCCACGCTCGCGGCGGCGTTGCTCGCGCTGGCGGGCGCCGACCGCGCCCAGGTCGTCCCCATGGACGGCTTCCACCTCGCCAACGTCGAGCTGCAGCGCCTCGGCCGCGCCGACCGCAAGGGCGCGCCCGACACCTTCGACAGCGCAGGCTATGTCGCGCTGCTGCAGCGCCTGCGCGAGCAGCGGCCCGACAGCGACATCGTCTACGCGCCCGAATTCCGCCGCGAGATCGAGGAGCCGGTGGCTGGCGCCATCGCGGTGCTGCCGACGACGCAACTGGTCATCACCGAAGGCAACTACCTGCTGCACGACGCCGGCCCCTGGGCCGGCGCGGCGGCGATGCTCGACGAGGTCTGGTACGTGGACATCGACGACGCGCTGCGTGAAGAGCGGCTGGTGCGGCGCCACCAGCAGTTCGGCCGCAGCGCTGAGGAAGCGCGGGCCTGGGTCGCCAGTACCGATGCGCCCAATGCCCGGCTGATCGCGGCGACGCGGGTGCGCGCCCACCACGTGCTGCCCTGGGCCTGA
- a CDS encoding VOC family protein: protein MAKLRHIAVAVPDPHKAAKFYSEVFGLTIVEPTHSPIADGVYLSDGTICLALLNYKTDEAAGLERGKDWIGTHHFGFWCDDLDAQRKTIEDNGGTFFMDLPHDKKSLYYEMKFRDLDGVVFDISEGGWVGAKK from the coding sequence ATGGCCAAACTACGCCACATCGCCGTCGCGGTTCCCGATCCGCACAAGGCCGCCAAGTTCTACAGCGAGGTCTTCGGGCTCACCATCGTCGAGCCCACGCACTCGCCCATCGCCGACGGCGTGTACCTCTCGGACGGCACCATCTGCCTGGCGCTGCTGAACTACAAGACCGACGAAGCGGCAGGCCTGGAGCGCGGCAAGGACTGGATCGGCACGCACCACTTCGGCTTCTGGTGCGACGACCTCGACGCGCAGCGCAAGACCATCGAGGACAACGGAGGCACCTTCTTCATGGACCTGCCGCACGACAAGAAAAGCCTCTACTACGAGATGAAGTTCCGCGACCTCGACGGCGTGGTCTTCGACATCTCCGAAGGCGGATGGGTCGGAGCGAAGAAGTGA
- a CDS encoding ABC transporter substrate-binding protein, which yields MHSPRRGFAAAFARALTGIAAAALFGAAGPAAAQEKITYNMAWLPQGSSVGVIVAKEQGFFRELGLDATIVRGYGGNRTANELDQGQFEFGYVDPISLVLNRANGGKIRMVGALNTRWPAGICFDTKRHQPKTPADMKGLVLGGGSASPVHNVVPAWLEQNGQPKDSIRLLRMDPAVVDASLIEGRIDLAECWRASNRAVTQKQANAAGVKLGWIEYSDFGLDAYGSGFATSEDVIGKRPDVVKKFLRASYRGYAYALANPEKAADLMVKAFPTTDRAVALAQIRDMADLLVDPQAKANGMGYLREDRMRNTVQFVDKAFGLNGKVKPQDTYTNEMLTP from the coding sequence ATGCATTCACCTCGCAGAGGATTCGCCGCCGCTTTCGCGCGCGCCCTGACGGGCATTGCCGCGGCGGCGCTGTTCGGCGCCGCGGGCCCCGCCGCCGCGCAGGAAAAGATCACCTACAACATGGCCTGGCTGCCGCAGGGCAGCTCGGTGGGCGTGATCGTCGCGAAGGAGCAGGGCTTCTTCCGCGAACTGGGCCTGGACGCCACCATCGTGCGCGGCTACGGCGGCAACCGCACGGCCAACGAGCTCGACCAAGGGCAGTTCGAGTTCGGCTACGTCGACCCGATCAGCCTCGTGCTCAACCGCGCCAACGGCGGAAAGATCCGCATGGTCGGCGCGCTCAACACGCGCTGGCCGGCCGGCATCTGCTTCGACACCAAACGCCACCAGCCGAAGACGCCGGCCGACATGAAAGGGCTGGTGCTCGGCGGCGGCTCGGCATCGCCGGTGCACAACGTGGTGCCGGCCTGGCTCGAGCAGAACGGCCAGCCCAAGGACAGCATCCGGCTGCTGCGCATGGACCCGGCGGTGGTCGACGCCTCGCTCATCGAAGGCCGCATCGACCTGGCCGAATGCTGGCGCGCGAGCAACCGCGCCGTCACGCAGAAGCAGGCCAACGCCGCCGGCGTGAAGCTCGGCTGGATCGAATACAGCGACTTCGGCCTCGACGCCTACGGCAGCGGCTTCGCCACCAGCGAGGACGTGATCGGCAAGCGGCCCGACGTGGTGAAGAAGTTCCTGCGCGCGTCGTACCGCGGTTATGCCTACGCGCTCGCCAACCCTGAAAAAGCGGCCGACCTCATGGTCAAGGCCTTCCCCACCACCGACCGCGCCGTGGCACTGGCCCAGATCAGGGACATGGCCGACCTGCTGGTCGATCCGCAGGCCAAGGCCAACGGCATGGGCTACCTGCGCGAAGACCGCATGCGCAACACCGTGCAGTTCGTCGACAAGGCCTTCGGCCTGAACGGCAAGGTGAAGCCGCAGGACACCTACACCAACGAAATGCTGACGCCATGA
- a CDS encoding ABC transporter permease — protein MNQPVPRSEAWRRFIDPALLFIVLAVLWEKSVDVFGIKRYLLPPLSQVLDSLWSNRMALLAQSWVTTQEVLAGFALAAIGGVLLGLAIHAVPVVRRMLYPLIVVFQGLPKIALAPLMVIWFGYGDTSKILMAFLFAFFPVVIATMGGLAGTPAHLVEHFRAIRAPAWTTFRRLYVPSALPSIMDGCKSAMPLAVIGAIVGEFVGSERGLGHLILEANANARTDYLFAALVVISAVAGLLYVLVELAAKRVWWRGL, from the coding sequence ATGAACCAACCCGTGCCGCGTTCCGAAGCTTGGCGGCGCTTCATCGACCCCGCGCTGCTCTTCATCGTGCTGGCCGTACTTTGGGAGAAGTCGGTCGACGTGTTCGGCATCAAGCGCTACCTGCTGCCGCCGCTGTCGCAGGTGCTCGACAGCCTGTGGAGCAACCGCATGGCGCTGCTCGCGCAGTCGTGGGTCACGACGCAGGAAGTGCTGGCCGGCTTCGCGCTGGCCGCGATCGGCGGCGTGCTGCTGGGGCTGGCCATCCACGCGGTGCCGGTGGTGCGGCGCATGCTGTATCCGCTGATCGTCGTGTTCCAGGGCCTGCCCAAGATCGCGCTGGCGCCATTGATGGTGATCTGGTTCGGCTACGGCGACACCTCCAAGATCCTGATGGCCTTCCTGTTCGCCTTCTTCCCGGTGGTGATCGCCACCATGGGCGGGCTGGCCGGCACGCCGGCGCATCTGGTCGAGCACTTCCGCGCCATCCGCGCGCCGGCGTGGACCACGTTCCGCCGCCTGTACGTGCCCTCGGCGCTGCCGTCGATCATGGACGGCTGCAAGTCGGCGATGCCGCTGGCCGTCATCGGCGCCATCGTGGGCGAGTTCGTGGGCTCGGAGCGCGGGCTCGGCCATCTCATCCTCGAGGCCAACGCCAATGCGCGCACCGACTACCTGTTCGCGGCGCTGGTGGTGATCTCCGCCGTTGCCGGGCTGCTCTACGTGCTGGTCGAGCTGGCCGCCAAGCGCGTCTGGTGGCGCGGGCTCTGA
- a CDS encoding DUF2242 domain-containing protein, whose protein sequence is MHPNHFRFLRAPALWLGLSSALLLAGCGSTGSRGVNYEPEAFGSTTTHTRDYQATEAETCEAARRALLSQGYMITAANADLVTGRKSFQPAAEVHVEVEFRVVCARESTRGGGKASKNTVAFATALQDRYGIKKVNNSASLGVGAIGSLSLPFAGSDDAMVKVASQTLTDERFYDRFFALLDRFLEGPEDEADAPQEEKPEKPAAAPLPAEGPATTYPVNSSPNRG, encoded by the coding sequence ATGCACCCCAATCACTTCCGTTTTCTTCGCGCGCCGGCCCTCTGGCTGGGCCTGTCGTCCGCTCTCCTGTTGGCCGGCTGCGGCAGCACCGGTTCACGCGGCGTCAACTACGAGCCCGAGGCCTTCGGCTCGACCACCACCCACACCCGCGACTACCAGGCGACCGAGGCCGAGACCTGCGAGGCCGCGCGCCGCGCACTGCTGAGCCAGGGCTACATGATCACGGCGGCCAACGCCGACCTCGTGACCGGCCGCAAGAGCTTCCAGCCGGCGGCAGAGGTGCATGTGGAGGTCGAGTTCCGCGTGGTCTGCGCGCGCGAGAGCACCCGCGGCGGCGGCAAGGCCAGCAAGAACACCGTGGCCTTCGCGACGGCGCTGCAGGACCGCTACGGCATCAAGAAGGTCAACAACTCGGCGAGCCTTGGCGTGGGCGCGATCGGCTCGCTCTCGCTGCCGTTCGCCGGCAGCGACGACGCGATGGTCAAGGTCGCGAGCCAGACGCTGACCGACGAGCGCTTCTACGACCGCTTCTTCGCGCTGCTCGATCGCTTCCTCGAAGGCCCGGAAGACGAGGCCGATGCGCCCCAGGAAGAAAAGCCCGAGAAACCGGCCGCGGCCCCGTTGCCCGCCGAAGGGCCTGCCACCACCTACCCCGTGAACTCGTCGCCGAACCGGGGCTGA
- a CDS encoding GntR family transcriptional regulator: MENEPGKTLSQTISDRLAEEIVLHRFQPGERLDEQSIATRFGVSRSPVRDALRQLASTRLVEHLPRRGFSVAAMAPADLDGLFEASGEIEALCAKLCALRAAPSERKRIEFVHQQAAKAAAGGDAKAYAELNEEFHALIYAGARNKTLQDLALGLRQRLAPFRSRGFFVAENRLQHSHVEHEALVAALLAHDGDAAAAAMHSHAANSAMNVLQHFGNGGRSTPSGAAA; encoded by the coding sequence ATGGAAAACGAGCCCGGAAAAACGCTGTCCCAGACGATTTCGGACCGCCTTGCAGAAGAAATCGTGCTTCACCGCTTCCAGCCCGGCGAGCGGCTGGACGAACAATCGATCGCCACGCGCTTCGGCGTCTCGCGCAGCCCCGTACGCGATGCGCTGCGCCAGTTGGCGTCGACCCGGCTGGTCGAGCACCTGCCGCGGCGCGGCTTCTCGGTCGCGGCCATGGCACCGGCCGACCTGGACGGCCTGTTCGAGGCTTCCGGCGAGATCGAGGCGCTGTGCGCCAAGCTGTGCGCGTTGCGCGCCGCGCCCTCGGAGCGCAAGCGCATCGAGTTCGTCCACCAGCAGGCCGCCAAGGCCGCCGCCGGCGGCGACGCCAAGGCCTACGCCGAGCTGAACGAGGAATTCCACGCGCTCATCTACGCCGGCGCCCGCAACAAGACGCTGCAGGACCTCGCGCTCGGCCTGCGCCAGCGCCTGGCACCGTTCCGCTCGCGCGGCTTCTTCGTGGCGGAAAACCGCCTGCAACATTCGCACGTGGAACACGAGGCGCTGGTCGCCGCCCTGCTCGCCCATGACGGCGACGCCGCCGCCGCGGCCATGCACAGCCACGCGGCAAACTCGGCCATGAACGTGCTGCAGCACTTCGGCAACGGCGGCCGAAGCACGCCCTCCGGCGCAGCCGCCTGA
- a CDS encoding alpha/beta hydrolase, with product MTTDGMPLPEGERLYNARLAIPHYQRIFDGWAHASAAVRASAACRLDIAYGPHAMEKLDLFLPQGRPRGTLMYIHGGYWRSLDKSDASIVAPPFTSAGYAVAVVNYALCPAVDVETIVAQVRRAARWLARHHAEWNAPAGRLFACGHSAGGHLAAMLLATEPEVAAAVCVSALYDLRPLLHVTSVVEATGFTPRSVPALSPALLKPLTGAPLLTALGDDENPGFHAQYEAIRESWRHVHAGHVSCPGLHHFTILDALTQPGGAIATAALRLMQTFDTTTP from the coding sequence ATGACCACCGACGGCATGCCGCTGCCGGAAGGCGAGCGGCTGTACAACGCGCGCCTTGCCATACCGCACTACCAGCGCATCTTCGACGGCTGGGCGCACGCGTCGGCCGCGGTGCGTGCATCGGCGGCCTGCCGGCTCGACATCGCGTACGGCCCGCATGCGATGGAGAAACTCGACCTGTTCCTGCCGCAGGGGCGCCCGCGCGGCACCTTGATGTACATCCACGGCGGCTATTGGCGCTCGCTCGACAAGTCCGACGCATCCATCGTCGCGCCGCCGTTCACGTCGGCCGGCTATGCGGTGGCGGTCGTCAACTATGCGCTGTGCCCGGCCGTGGACGTGGAGACCATCGTCGCGCAAGTGCGCCGCGCGGCCCGCTGGCTCGCAAGGCACCACGCCGAATGGAACGCGCCCGCCGGCCGGCTGTTCGCCTGCGGGCATTCCGCCGGCGGACACCTTGCCGCGATGCTGCTCGCGACCGAACCGGAGGTTGCCGCCGCGGTGTGCGTGAGCGCGCTCTACGACCTGCGCCCGCTGCTGCATGTGACGTCGGTGGTGGAGGCCACGGGCTTCACGCCGCGCAGCGTGCCGGCATTGAGCCCCGCGTTGTTGAAGCCGCTCACCGGCGCGCCGCTGCTCACCGCGCTCGGCGACGACGAGAACCCGGGCTTCCATGCGCAGTACGAGGCCATTCGCGAAAGCTGGCGGCACGTGCACGCGGGCCATGTCTCATGCCCTGGCCTCCACCACTTCACGATCCTGGACGCACTGACGCAGCCCGGCGGCGCCATCGCCACGGCCGCGCTGCGCCTGATGCAGACCTTCGACACGACGACCCCATGA
- a CDS encoding ABC transporter ATP-binding protein, whose translation MKPGAVATGEAAAGAMAAAISVRGVAKTFDARQGVRALEQVDFSVPRGEFVSILGPSGCGKSTLLRMVAGLIQPDAGGDVRVLGHSQTQMSDDVGVVFQTHNMLPWETVEANIRLAAEVRKLPKKDIDERVEALLPILKLEKFRRNYPHELSGGMRQRAALGQILVMRPKVLLLDEPFGALDALTRDQLNVELLRLWQEMRQTVILITHSISEAVFLSDRVLVMSERPGRVIEDIRIDLPRPRDPRTTKEAAAFGHYVVQLGHLMGVD comes from the coding sequence GTGAAGCCTGGCGCCGTCGCAACCGGCGAGGCCGCGGCCGGCGCCATGGCCGCGGCCATCAGCGTGCGCGGGGTTGCCAAGACCTTCGACGCGCGCCAGGGCGTGCGGGCGCTGGAGCAGGTGGACTTCAGCGTGCCGCGCGGCGAGTTCGTCTCGATCCTCGGGCCGAGCGGCTGCGGCAAGAGCACGCTGCTGCGCATGGTGGCCGGGCTGATCCAGCCCGACGCGGGCGGCGACGTGCGCGTGCTGGGCCACTCGCAGACGCAGATGTCCGACGACGTGGGCGTGGTCTTCCAGACGCACAACATGCTGCCCTGGGAAACCGTGGAGGCCAACATCCGCCTCGCGGCCGAGGTGCGCAAGCTGCCGAAGAAGGACATCGACGAGCGCGTCGAGGCGCTGCTGCCGATCCTGAAGCTCGAGAAGTTCCGCCGCAACTATCCGCACGAGCTTTCCGGCGGCATGCGCCAGCGCGCGGCGCTCGGGCAGATCCTGGTGATGCGCCCCAAGGTGCTGCTGCTGGACGAGCCCTTCGGCGCGCTGGACGCGCTCACGCGAGACCAGCTCAACGTCGAGCTGCTGCGCCTGTGGCAGGAGATGCGGCAGACGGTGATCCTCATCACGCACAGCATCTCGGAGGCGGTGTTCCTGTCGGACCGCGTGCTGGTGATGTCCGAGCGGCCGGGCCGCGTGATCGAGGACATCCGCATCGACCTGCCGCGCCCGCGCGATCCGCGCACCACCAAGGAGGCGGCCGCCTTCGGCCACTACGTGGTGCAGCTGGGCCACCTGATGGGCGTGGACTGA
- a CDS encoding VOC family protein — protein MARRPRPQRLGHVVLNVRDLQASVRFYTEIVGLEVSDHIEDQMAFLRCGHDHHDLALAQIPPGDPQHGATYTPGRPGLEHFSYQLGSLAEIEEAARYLQEKGVDIVRGIGKHGPGENLFLVFKDPDGNYCEFYAEMVQVTPEEPYTPRVWKNDLAAFDQWHFDKFVVPPPDWGPRR, from the coding sequence ATGGCCCGACGCCCCCGCCCCCAACGCCTCGGCCACGTCGTGCTCAACGTGCGCGACCTGCAGGCCTCGGTGCGCTTCTACACGGAGATCGTCGGCCTCGAGGTGTCCGACCACATCGAGGACCAGATGGCGTTCCTGCGCTGCGGCCACGACCATCACGACCTCGCGCTCGCGCAGATCCCGCCGGGCGATCCGCAGCACGGCGCCACCTACACGCCGGGCCGCCCCGGGCTGGAGCACTTCTCCTACCAGCTCGGCTCGCTCGCCGAGATCGAGGAGGCCGCGCGCTACCTGCAGGAAAAAGGCGTGGACATCGTGCGCGGCATCGGCAAGCACGGCCCCGGCGAAAACCTGTTCCTGGTGTTCAAGGACCCCGACGGCAACTACTGCGAGTTCTACGCCGAGATGGTGCAGGTCACGCCCGAAGAGCCCTACACGCCGCGCGTGTGGAAGAACGACCTGGCGGCCTTCGACCAGTGGCACTTCGACAAGTTCGTGGTGCCGCCGCCCGACTGGGGCCCCAGGCGCTGA
- the dapA gene encoding 4-hydroxy-tetrahydrodipicolinate synthase, which produces MNTSKFHGVVPAMATPFTADHRLDEGRVGELIESYIKAGVHGISVAGSQGEFFALERDEHIRLLELSMRAIDGRVPLYAGTGGATTRDAIALTQAAEAMGADLALVITPYFVQPTQDELVAHYTAVARATKLPVMLYNNPPRTSVNVLPATLARCMRAADNIVGMKDSGGDLTQSIEYLLTAPRPALLFSGRDTIALSMMFHGAQGTISPAANVFPELMVRMYDALRAGNHEEALRLSNVFAPLRAAWAWGSFPVVIKEAMTLAGRGAGPTRPPVAALPEKLRADLEAVVKRIAATA; this is translated from the coding sequence TTGAACACATCGAAATTCCACGGGGTCGTGCCGGCCATGGCCACCCCCTTCACCGCGGACCACCGGCTCGACGAGGGCCGCGTGGGCGAGCTGATCGAGAGCTACATCAAGGCCGGCGTGCACGGCATCTCGGTGGCCGGCAGCCAGGGCGAGTTCTTCGCGCTCGAGCGCGACGAGCACATCCGCCTGCTGGAGCTGTCGATGCGCGCCATCGACGGCCGTGTGCCGCTGTACGCGGGCACCGGCGGCGCCACCACGCGCGACGCCATCGCGCTCACACAGGCGGCCGAAGCCATGGGCGCCGACCTGGCGCTGGTGATCACGCCCTACTTCGTGCAGCCCACGCAGGACGAGCTGGTCGCGCACTACACCGCCGTGGCGCGCGCGACAAAGCTGCCGGTGATGCTCTACAACAACCCGCCGCGCACCAGCGTCAACGTGCTGCCGGCCACGCTCGCTCGCTGCATGCGGGCAGCCGACAACATCGTGGGCATGAAGGACTCGGGCGGCGACCTCACGCAGTCGATCGAATACCTGCTGACTGCGCCGCGCCCCGCGCTGCTGTTCTCGGGCCGCGACACCATCGCGCTGTCGATGATGTTCCACGGCGCGCAGGGCACCATCTCGCCGGCCGCCAACGTCTTTCCGGAGCTCATGGTGCGCATGTACGACGCGCTGCGCGCCGGCAACCACGAAGAGGCGCTGCGTTTGTCGAACGTGTTCGCGCCGCTGCGCGCGGCCTGGGCCTGGGGTTCGTTCCCGGTGGTCATCAAGGAGGCCATGACCCTCGCGGGCCGCGGCGCCGGACCGACGCGCCCGCCGGTCGCAGCGCTGCCCGAGAAGCTGCGCGCCGACCTCGAGGCCGTGGTCAAGCGCATCGCAGCCACCGCCTGA
- a CDS encoding fumarylacetoacetate hydrolase family protein, which yields MSWIALATYRRADRLAPSLVIDSQLYDLEAALAAGLPPASPDWLSGGVEAMLRDWSTAQGWLRDATPVAASLAASGAIRPVQGGASAVAAPYVPNRIFCAASNYASHANEMGTVLAAKSQSKPYMFLKLSNTVIGDGETIQMPPETSKLDWEVELAAVIGKRCRRVSVEDALDAVACYTIVNDISARDLNIRGDYPFKHDWFQGKCHDTFAPIGPWLVPAWQIPDPQAVNMRLDVNGEPMQQDSTANMIWTVREQIAYLSTIVTLEPGDVIATGTPTGVGMGRGVYLNAGDKLVASIEGIGRLSNQVQAERV from the coding sequence ATGTCCTGGATCGCACTTGCCACCTACCGCCGCGCCGACCGGCTCGCCCCCTCCCTGGTGATCGACAGCCAGCTCTACGACCTGGAGGCCGCGTTGGCCGCGGGCTTGCCGCCTGCATCGCCGGACTGGCTTTCGGGCGGCGTGGAAGCCATGCTCCGGGACTGGAGCACCGCCCAGGGCTGGCTGCGCGACGCCACGCCGGTGGCCGCGTCGCTCGCGGCGTCCGGCGCGATTCGGCCGGTGCAAGGCGGCGCCTCGGCCGTGGCCGCGCCCTACGTGCCCAACCGCATCTTCTGCGCGGCCTCCAACTACGCCTCGCACGCCAACGAAATGGGCACGGTGCTGGCGGCCAAGTCGCAGAGCAAGCCCTACATGTTCCTGAAGCTGTCAAACACCGTCATCGGCGACGGCGAGACCATCCAGATGCCGCCCGAGACCAGCAAGCTCGACTGGGAAGTCGAACTGGCCGCGGTCATCGGCAAGCGCTGCCGCCGCGTGTCCGTGGAAGACGCGCTCGACGCGGTGGCCTGCTACACCATCGTCAACGACATCTCGGCGCGCGACCTCAACATCCGCGGCGACTACCCGTTCAAGCACGACTGGTTCCAGGGCAAGTGCCACGACACCTTCGCGCCCATCGGCCCCTGGCTGGTGCCGGCATGGCAGATCCCCGATCCGCAGGCGGTGAACATGCGCCTGGACGTCAACGGCGAGCCGATGCAGCAGGACAGCACCGCCAACATGATCTGGACCGTGCGCGAGCAGATCGCCTACCTGTCGACCATCGTCACGCTCGAACCTGGCGACGTGATCGCCACCGGCACGCCCACGGGCGTGGGCATGGGCCGCGGCGTCTACCTGAATGCGGGCGACAAGCTGGTCGCGAGCATCGAAGGCATCGGCCGGCTGTCCAACCAGGTGCAGGCAGAGCGCGTCTGA
- a CDS encoding Glu/Leu/Phe/Val family dehydrogenase codes for MSEKLSFVSPTANSPWGTYLSQVDRVVPYLGPLARWVETLKRPKRALIVDVPIEMDDGTIAHFEGYRVQHNMSRGPGKGGVRFHPDVTLEEVMALSAWMTIKTAAVNLPYGGAKGGIRVDPKKLSLQELEKVTRRYTSEIGIIIGPHTDIPAPDVNTNAQIMAWMMDTYSMNVGGTATGVVTGKPLHLGGSLGRVKATGRGVFVTGREAARRLGMDLRGARIAVQGFGNVGSVAAELFVEAGAKVVAVQDHTGTIVNSNGLDLAKLIPVANKEGVVAFKAGGDIVPNEDFWNTPCDILIPAALEGQLTAERAQKTTAKLVLEGANGPTVPQADDILAERGVLVVPDVICNAGGVTVSYFEWVQDFSSFFWDEDEINVRLDRIMMNALNQIWDTADKHKIPLRTATYAVACERILMARQERGLYP; via the coding sequence ATGAGCGAAAAACTCTCCTTCGTCAGCCCGACCGCCAACAGCCCGTGGGGCACCTATCTTTCGCAGGTCGACCGCGTCGTGCCGTACCTCGGCCCGCTGGCCCGCTGGGTCGAAACCCTCAAGCGCCCCAAGCGCGCGCTCATCGTCGACGTGCCGATCGAAATGGACGACGGCACCATCGCCCACTTCGAGGGCTATCGCGTGCAGCACAACATGAGCCGCGGCCCGGGCAAGGGCGGCGTGCGCTTCCACCCCGACGTCACGCTCGAAGAAGTGATGGCCCTGTCGGCCTGGATGACCATCAAGACCGCCGCCGTCAACCTGCCGTACGGCGGTGCCAAGGGCGGCATCCGCGTCGACCCCAAGAAGCTGTCGCTGCAGGAGTTGGAGAAGGTCACTCGCCGCTACACCAGTGAGATCGGCATCATCATCGGCCCGCACACCGACATTCCCGCGCCTGACGTCAACACCAACGCGCAGATCATGGCGTGGATGATGGACACCTACTCGATGAACGTCGGCGGCACCGCCACCGGCGTCGTCACCGGCAAGCCGCTGCACCTGGGCGGATCGCTCGGCCGCGTGAAGGCCACCGGCCGCGGCGTGTTCGTCACCGGCCGCGAAGCCGCGCGACGCCTGGGCATGGACCTGCGCGGCGCGCGCATCGCGGTGCAGGGCTTCGGCAACGTGGGCTCGGTCGCGGCCGAGCTCTTCGTCGAGGCGGGCGCCAAGGTCGTGGCGGTGCAGGACCACACCGGCACCATCGTCAACAGCAACGGCCTCGACCTGGCCAAGCTGATCCCCGTGGCCAACAAGGAAGGCGTGGTCGCCTTCAAGGCCGGCGGCGACATCGTGCCGAACGAAGACTTCTGGAACACGCCCTGCGACATCCTGATCCCGGCCGCCCTCGAAGGCCAGCTCACCGCCGAGCGCGCGCAGAAGACCACCGCCAAGCTGGTGCTCGAAGGCGCCAACGGCCCCACCGTGCCGCAGGCCGACGACATCCTCGCCGAGCGCGGCGTGCTGGTGGTGCCCGACGTGATCTGCAATGCCGGCGGCGTGACCGTGAGCTACTTCGAATGGGTGCAGGACTTCTCGTCCTTCTTCTGGGACGAGGACGAGATCAACGTGCGCCTCGACCGCATCATGATGAACGCGCTCAACCAGATCTGGGACACGGCGGACAAGCACAAGATCCCGCTGCGCACCGCGACGTACGCGGTGGCTTGCGAGCGCATCCTGATGGCTCGTCAGGAACGCGGTCTGTATCCCTGA
- a CDS encoding Lrp/AsnC ligand binding domain-containing protein, protein MLDLDRIDLRLLKILQEDGRITNLKLAEAVALSPTAVLARVQRLTRDGFILGYEARLDPHKLGRGFTVFVEVLLDRTTANVFEQFKAAVQVRDEIMECHMVAGGFDYLLKTRMADMAAYRDFAGTVLWQLPGVRETRTYAVMEEVKSSARLPLGL, encoded by the coding sequence ATGCTCGACCTTGACCGCATCGATCTGCGCCTGCTGAAGATCCTCCAGGAAGACGGCCGCATCACCAACCTCAAGCTGGCGGAGGCGGTGGCGCTGTCGCCCACCGCGGTGCTGGCGCGCGTGCAGCGGCTCACGCGCGACGGCTTCATCCTCGGCTACGAGGCGCGGCTCGATCCGCACAAGCTGGGCCGGGGCTTCACGGTGTTCGTCGAAGTGCTGCTCGACCGCACCACGGCCAACGTGTTCGAGCAGTTCAAGGCGGCGGTTCAGGTGCGCGACGAGATCATGGAATGCCACATGGTCGCGGGCGGCTTCGACTACCTGCTCAAGACCCGCATGGCCGACATGGCCGCCTACCGCGACTTCGCCGGCACCGTCCTCTGGCAGCTGCCCGGCGTGCGGGAGACGCGAACCTACGCCGTGATGGAAGAAGTGAAGAGCAGCGCGCGGCTGCCGCTGGGGCTGTAA